The nucleotide sequence GTCAACTTATTATCGCTGTGGGCAACGGCCAGTTCAGACAACGCACCTTTTGACCACGCCGCCAACTCATCAGGAAGAGGGAATTGATTGAGCAGGGCTTTTGCATCTATCGCATTTGCGCTATTTTTCAGCACAATATACGCATTGTACGTGCCCGCGAATTCCTTATTCAAGGCAGTATCAGCAACCCGTATTTCATGATCAGCCTTAAACCATCTCACGGGATTATCATTAATTTGTATCTGGGAAATGCCCCACACCGACACGCCACACACCAACGCAAACGCTACCAACAACCCACCTTTGTAGCGTAAGGAGATAACCCGTAAAGCCTCTGTCATTTTTTGGAGTAATGTACGGTTTTGACTATGTGACGTATGCATTGCTTGTTGCAATTTTACCAGGGCTTTCGGCGACATACGGGATATATAAGCGGGAATAAAGGTTAGGGTAACAATAAACGCTAACAATATTCCCATACCAATATAGGCACCAAAAATCTGCACCGGGGGAATGGGTGTCAGCATTAATGAAAAAAAGCCTGCCGAGGAGGTTAGCGACGTAAATAACATTGGCTTATACAAATGCCCGACAACAGTTTGAATCACTGATGCTGCACTTTCACCCGGTTTATATCTATCAGAAAATTCTGACAAAATGTGAACGGCATCTACCACCGCAATCGGCATGAGGAAAATGGCGATCATGGAAGACATAATATGCACGGTAAACCCCATGCCAATTAAACTTCCCATGGTGATGATAACCGTTGCCATTGCCACGACCATAGGCGCCACAATCAATGGAATATTGCGGAAAAATACAAACAGCAATAGAAATATCATTAAGCCTGCGGCGGGGGCGGCAATACCCATTTGCACAAACATTTCTTTACCAAACTGATCTTCAGCTATAGGCAAACCTGTGATGTGCCAATCCCCGTTGACCGACTGAGTTTCGGGCAGCTTGGCAATAAACTGGCGTATTGCTTGGCCGATAGCGTAGCTTTGATTTTTGTCCACTATTGGCACATAAATCGCCGCCGCTTTTCCCGTTTCGGAAACCAGCGTGTTGTATAACATGGGCAAACGCTCTACAGCGTGTTTCACTTCAAGCGCTTGCACAGTGTCCTTTGGCGCAGTAGGCATAAGCCACGAAAAATTAAGGGTCCCATCGCTGCCTTGACGAATATTATCCACCGTAGACAGTGCCATCACGTCTTGCGTCACAACCCCGTCTAATTGAAGAATATATTCGGTTAACGCGTGAATGTTCTTTAGGAGTTCGGGGGAATAGATAACACCATTCTCTCGTCCGGCATTCCCTCGTCCTGCATTATCGTGGGACTGGGTAGCCACCACCCCCACAACAATAGCGTCGTACATCGAAAAGGTTTGCTTAACCTCGTTGTGTATTACACGTTGTGGATGTTCTTCAGGCAGCATATTTTCTGGGTCGGTGTCTATTTGAATCAGCCTGATTTGCCATGCCGCAATAAGCGTTAAGACAGCCAAAATACCGTATACCCACTTACCATGAGTCGAGCTTACTTTGATAAAAAAAGAGGCCATTAACACCATCCCAAACAAATATTAGAAACTCATTATATAATAACCTTCTAATATTTCAACTCCACAGAGTTGCACTAATAAAATAGGGGCCATCTATGAATGGGTGAGTTGACCAAAGAAGGGGGCGTTTAATGCTTTATTTAAACACCAATGACTGTTAGCTTAAGAGCCACTAGGCGATAAAAATGAAACAAATTGCGCCGTGCTGACTAGCACATTAGTTATCAAGGAGAGATACGTGCCTATTTGGGCTTATATATACTGCGTCTTCGTTATAGGCGGTACTTGCTATGCCATTTTCGACAAAGATAAGCTTCCTCGAGCCTATACCGTCGCCGGAGACATTCTAGACGGCTTGTGCTGTATCAATGTGTTTCTAATCGCCTTCAATCAAGTTGCCTTTGCGCACCCCAACATTGTCTCCACACTCTGTTTCATCTATACCTTAGCCTGGTCCTATCATGCCCACCGGCATTATTTTAGTTACCCAAAGTTTCGTGCTGACATTCATCATTCAGCGAAAGAGCTAGATAAGATAAGTGCGAAAAAGCATCGCGATGAAGGGCTAGACTTCACGCCTCAGTACCAATATGAACAAACAGAACGAGAAGCAAAAGCATGGTATAAGGGGGTTATTATCTTCTCAATACTCGCCTTACTGCCCTATGTATACGTTTATCTCATTTCCCTAAATTAAATTGGCGTATAGCCAAATCATGAGCCAAATTTATTATGCACACATTAGAACTCGCCCTCCTTTTTCTAATCGTTTTGTTTCCCATTGCTGACCTCTTTTTAGAGAAACACAAGTTCAATAGTAAAAGTGCGGAGTATGTGAAAAGTGCAGCCATGCTGTGGGCGGTAACAGGTTTTTTACTGTATTGTTTTTTCGAAGGAAGCTTAAGCGTGGCATCTCCTCAAGTACTTCCCACTGTAAGCTGGAAAGGATGGAGCGCAATTGCGCTATTTGTTGTTTTTATTGCCTACTTAGTGTTTGTCATCATCTCAATGAGAAAAAACCCCGAAGTAAGGAAGCAGGTCTTAGACGCCTTTAATAAAGGGGGAGATTCACTCAATGACATTTTGCCTTCCTCATGGAAAGAATACATGCTTTTTACTGCCCTGGTGTCTGTGTCGGCGGGCCTATGCGAAGAGCTCATTTTCAGGTGGTATGTGTTTAACTTTATAGACGTTCACTCACATTGGGCGGTTGCATTAGTGGTCAGTAGCCTACTTTTCGGCATATGGCATTTGTAT is from Alteromonas australica and encodes:
- a CDS encoding CPBP family intramembrane glutamic endopeptidase, which codes for MHTLELALLFLIVLFPIADLFLEKHKFNSKSAEYVKSAAMLWAVTGFLLYCFFEGSLSVASPQVLPTVSWKGWSAIALFVVFIAYLVFVIISMRKNPEVRKQVLDAFNKGGDSLNDILPSSWKEYMLFTALVSVSAGLCEELIFRWYVFNFIDVHSHWAVALVVSSLLFGIWHLYLGWQHVIKSAVVGALLCGLYIYTESILIVIVAHILMDIYSGTVAIFARQKHT
- a CDS encoding efflux RND transporter permease subunit; amino-acid sequence: MASFFIKVSSTHGKWVYGILAVLTLIAAWQIRLIQIDTDPENMLPEEHPQRVIHNEVKQTFSMYDAIVVGVVATQSHDNAGRGNAGRENGVIYSPELLKNIHALTEYILQLDGVVTQDVMALSTVDNIRQGSDGTLNFSWLMPTAPKDTVQALEVKHAVERLPMLYNTLVSETGKAAAIYVPIVDKNQSYAIGQAIRQFIAKLPETQSVNGDWHITGLPIAEDQFGKEMFVQMGIAAPAAGLMIFLLLFVFFRNIPLIVAPMVVAMATVIITMGSLIGMGFTVHIMSSMIAIFLMPIAVVDAVHILSEFSDRYKPGESAASVIQTVVGHLYKPMLFTSLTSSAGFFSLMLTPIPPVQIFGAYIGMGILLAFIVTLTFIPAYISRMSPKALVKLQQAMHTSHSQNRTLLQKMTEALRVISLRYKGGLLVAFALVCGVSVWGISQIQINDNPVRWFKADHEIRVADTALNKEFAGTYNAYIVLKNSANAIDAKALLNQFPLPDELAAWSKGALSELAVAHSDNKLTVLAMAIDDALFEGYSDAAIAVLEGLAEKVDAARVQGNVFQQPEYLAVVSQLQAFLTEHPLVGKSQSLADIVKVVNRELLSGDPLDYRLPHSQQAVAQHILQYQSSHRPQDLWHFVTPDYQQTLIWLQLTSGDNQDMTQVINAVNGYFEGNPLPEGITHQWAGKAYLNVVWQDNMVAGMLDSLLSAFLIVFVMMVLLFRSFVFGILAMLPLTITITFIYGAIGLVGKDYDMPIAVLSALTLGLSVDFAIHFLARAREIYRQTGDVNFTLNAMFDEPASAISRNALVIALGFTPLLLAPLVPYITVGVFLASIMAISALVTLLVLPAAMFLLKPWVFPKE